From the genome of Methanorbis furvi, one region includes:
- a CDS encoding KEOPS complex subunit Pcc1 translates to MATHAAEFRFECSYADKLYAVLVPEAGSDPGEKSRVSLMHDESSVTVRVEALDVSSLRASLNMWLRLVNVCREIQEL, encoded by the coding sequence ATGGCGACGCACGCAGCTGAGTTCCGGTTTGAGTGTTCGTATGCAGATAAGCTGTATGCGGTGCTTGTTCCGGAGGCAGGTTCGGATCCGGGTGAAAAGTCCCGGGTGAGTCTCATGCATGATGAGTCTTCGGTGACTGTTCGTGTGGAGGCTCTTGATGTTTCATCTCTCCGGGCTTCCCTGAATATGTGGCTGCGTCTGGTTAATGTGTGCAGAGAAATACAGGAGTTGTAA
- a CDS encoding DNA-directed RNA polymerase subunit P: MVSYKCARCKQTVEIDANVRCPYCGHRILFKARGAGMKVLKAR, encoded by the coding sequence ATGGTCAGTTATAAGTGCGCCCGCTGTAAACAAACAGTTGAGATTGACGCAAATGTCCGTTGTCCCTACTGCGGACACCGCATTCTCTTTAAGGCGCGCGGTGCCGGAATGAAAGTACTGAAAGCCCGATGA
- a CDS encoding 50S ribosomal protein L37ae, producing MASKSKKVAKGRVTGSAGRFGPRYGRFTRKMVNESEKISRAKHLCPMCDTVAVKRVGTGIWECKKCGYKYAGGAYVPQTPALKVVLRSIDTKGV from the coding sequence ATGGCATCCAAGAGCAAGAAAGTAGCAAAGGGACGCGTCACCGGTAGTGCCGGACGTTTTGGCCCGAGATACGGTCGTTTCACCCGTAAAATGGTGAATGAGAGCGAAAAGATTTCCCGCGCAAAGCACCTGTGTCCGATGTGCGACACCGTTGCAGTAAAGCGTGTCGGTACCGGCATCTGGGAATGCAAGAAGTGCGGTTACAAGTATGCCGGCGGTGCATATGTTCCGCAGACTCCGGCTTTAAAGGTCGTTCTTCGTTCCATTGATACCAAGGGAGTATAA
- a CDS encoding ribosome assembly factor SBDS: MISLDDAVVARLETHGLKFEILVDPELADKMRHGDESIAIEDVVAALYVYENASHGDKSPEEDLQKAFKTTDFEQNAKQIILKGEIHLTTEQRRHLIEEKRRRVINFIARNAVNPQTGLPHPVTRLEIALEEVRVNFDPFKSVDELVKETVKALRPILPIRFEERKIAAKFPMDYAARAYGAVSGAAYVTMEKNEWQSDGSWICVVKIPAGMQEEFFSLANHAAKGDAQLKILE, translated from the coding sequence ATGATCTCGCTTGATGATGCAGTGGTGGCGCGGCTTGAGACGCATGGTCTGAAGTTTGAGATTCTGGTGGATCCCGAACTTGCAGACAAGATGCGCCACGGCGATGAGTCGATTGCAATTGAGGACGTGGTCGCAGCGCTGTATGTGTATGAGAATGCTTCCCATGGCGACAAGTCGCCGGAAGAGGATCTGCAAAAGGCGTTTAAGACGACTGACTTTGAGCAGAATGCAAAACAGATCATTCTCAAGGGAGAGATTCATCTTACTACCGAGCAGCGCCGTCATTTAATAGAGGAGAAACGCCGCCGTGTCATCAACTTCATTGCGCGAAATGCGGTGAACCCGCAGACCGGACTTCCGCATCCGGTGACGAGACTTGAGATCGCCCTTGAGGAAGTGCGGGTGAACTTTGATCCGTTCAAGTCGGTGGATGAGCTGGTGAAAGAGACCGTGAAGGCTCTCCGCCCGATTCTTCCCATCAGATTTGAGGAGAGAAAGATTGCGGCAAAGTTCCCGATGGATTATGCTGCACGTGCGTATGGTGCGGTTTCCGGTGCTGCGTATGTTACGATGGAGAAGAATGAGTGGCAGAGCGACGGGTCATGGATCTGTGTGGTAAAAATCCCGGCCGGGATGCAGGAGGAGTTTTTCAGCCTGGCAAATCATGCGGCCAAGGGTGATGCCCAGCTCAAGATTTTAGAATAA
- the psmA gene encoding archaeal proteasome endopeptidase complex subunit alpha, with protein sequence MQPQQYQMGGYDRAITMFSPDGRLYQVEYAREAVKRGTTAVGIKCKTGVVLLVDKRVSSRLLEPSSIEKIFRVDEHVGVASSGLVGDARALVDRARIEAQINRVSYGEPVDVETLAKKLCDHMQTYTLFGGARPYGTALLIAGVETDESGTRYRLFETDPSGTLLEYTATGIGIGRPAVMKLFEAEYKENISAEEAIELGLKALHTATEGKFDVNTVEIGIAGSYSAKKKTAKKIEAPNGHESSLLPFRKLNADEVKVAVAKFSKTQGSSPVQEKDPDV encoded by the coding sequence ATGCAGCCACAACAATATCAGATGGGAGGATACGATCGTGCCATCACGATGTTCTCTCCCGACGGGCGCTTATATCAGGTTGAATATGCCCGCGAGGCAGTAAAGCGCGGCACAACTGCTGTCGGCATCAAATGCAAGACCGGCGTTGTGCTTCTGGTTGACAAACGTGTCAGCTCCCGCCTTTTAGAGCCCTCGTCGATTGAGAAGATCTTCAGAGTTGATGAGCACGTTGGTGTTGCTTCCTCTGGTCTTGTCGGCGATGCACGGGCACTTGTTGACCGCGCCAGAATCGAGGCCCAGATCAACCGTGTCAGCTATGGTGAGCCGGTTGATGTGGAGACGCTTGCAAAGAAGCTCTGCGACCATATGCAGACGTATACGCTGTTCGGCGGAGCACGTCCGTACGGAACTGCACTGCTGATTGCAGGTGTAGAAACCGATGAATCCGGTACCCGTTACCGCCTCTTTGAAACCGATCCCTCAGGAACTCTCCTTGAGTACACGGCGACCGGTATTGGTATTGGAAGACCTGCGGTGATGAAGCTCTTTGAGGCTGAGTACAAGGAGAACATCTCTGCTGAAGAGGCAATCGAACTCGGTCTGAAGGCGCTTCACACCGCAACCGAGGGCAAGTTTGATGTCAACACGGTTGAGATCGGTATTGCCGGTTCCTACTCTGCGAAGAAGAAGACCGCAAAGAAAATCGAAGCTCCGAACGGGCATGAGTCGTCTCTTCTGCCGTTTAGAAAGCTGAACGCTGATGAGGTCAAGGTTGCGGTAGCAAAGTTTTCCAAGACGCAGGGCAGCTCTCCGGTTCAGGAAAAAGATCCGGACGTGTGA
- a CDS encoding Rpp14/Pop5 family protein: MRPLPPTLRENRRYILVKIAGEFTAPLTQKEIYFTISEAVTSLFGDVGSAAVHVAVVWSEDEHAIVRCSRGSEQKVIASLGVITKILGAPAVFHSVAVSGTIHGVKKHLHPTTWDDEVIAGYRCSGKKVDSLTGSNTHRYLTRDDIIKE, encoded by the coding sequence ATGAGACCGCTTCCGCCGACCCTTCGCGAAAACCGGAGATATATTCTGGTGAAAATTGCCGGAGAGTTTACCGCTCCCCTCACGCAGAAGGAGATCTATTTCACGATTTCCGAAGCGGTCACCTCGCTCTTCGGAGACGTCGGCTCTGCCGCGGTTCATGTTGCGGTCGTCTGGTCCGAAGACGAGCACGCGATCGTTCGGTGCAGCAGAGGATCAGAGCAGAAGGTCATTGCATCGCTTGGAGTTATCACAAAAATTCTGGGAGCTCCAGCAGTGTTTCACAGTGTCGCGGTGTCAGGCACCATCCATGGCGTCAAAAAACATCTGCATCCAACAACATGGGATGACGAGGTCATCGCCGGCTACCGGTGCTCAGGCAAAAAAGTTGATAGTCTTACAGGTAGTAATACGCACAGATATCTCACACGAGATGATATAATTAAGGAGTAA
- a CDS encoding RNase P subunit p30 family protein has product MITDACVFANQDQAATVRRLLLTGKSCGLSRMVICGTAPDIPDSYAGVEVLRGRVVGKQNGKTFLDTMKKIPKGVVVMVYVGENSFNRTAITTKGVHLLTGIADLPKGGFDHIVAKMAADHTTGVVIDLSRIIDAKGRRTALLRYAEILLLHRKFRFPLVIASGADTIFGIRNVEETLALCSLFGMTRAETYAALNGLDAVLSPPRPVRIVEDA; this is encoded by the coding sequence ATGATTACCGACGCCTGTGTATTCGCAAACCAGGACCAAGCCGCAACAGTTCGGCGCCTTCTTCTTACCGGTAAATCCTGCGGACTCTCCCGCATGGTTATCTGCGGCACTGCACCCGACATTCCTGACTCCTATGCCGGAGTAGAAGTTCTCCGCGGCAGGGTTGTTGGCAAACAGAACGGCAAAACGTTTCTTGACACCATGAAAAAAATACCGAAAGGTGTTGTTGTAATGGTGTATGTTGGAGAAAACAGCTTCAACCGAACCGCCATCACCACAAAAGGCGTTCATCTGCTGACGGGGATCGCAGATCTTCCGAAAGGCGGGTTTGACCACATCGTCGCAAAAATGGCGGCTGATCACACCACCGGTGTGGTGATCGATCTCTCCCGCATCATCGATGCAAAAGGAAGGCGGACAGCTCTTTTGCGATATGCAGAAATTCTTCTGCTGCACCGGAAGTTCCGTTTCCCTCTCGTGATCGCAAGCGGAGCCGACACAATCTTTGGCATCAGAAATGTGGAAGAGACTCTTGCGCTCTGCTCACTGTTCGGCATGACGCGGGCAGAAACATATGCCGCACTGAACGGTCTTGACGCTGTACTCAGCCCACCCCGGCCGGTGCGGATCGTGGAGGATGCATGA